From Clostridiales bacterium, one genomic window encodes:
- a CDS encoding mechanosensitive ion channel family protein, translated as MNFNLQDFKKIFYNTDKLLEYGNILFQIIVIIVAVKIFNHFGRIIIDRFFDKQKKSRFGFNDRKCDTLSELLKSILKYVLYIIGILTILDVLGFKTGTLLLGAGLSGIAIGFGAQNLIKDIISGFLIIFEDQFSVGEYITIDDMSGFVEAVGLRITRLKDYNGDLHIIPNGSISKVTNHSRDNSMASVKIRVGYDANIDRVIEVLNGICNKIKMSNSDIIDGPSVLGITQLYGNSTEISISAKTKPLKQFSIEMQIRKNIIDSFKKEGIDILFPSCVIIKDDGNN; from the coding sequence ATGAATTTTAATCTGCAGGATTTCAAAAAAATATTCTACAATACAGACAAGCTTTTGGAATATGGGAACATACTTTTTCAGATAATCGTTATAATAGTGGCAGTAAAGATATTTAATCATTTCGGGCGCATAATAATTGACAGATTTTTTGATAAGCAAAAAAAATCCAGGTTTGGTTTCAACGACAGAAAATGCGACACATTGAGCGAACTTTTAAAAAGTATATTGAAATATGTTTTATATATAATAGGAATACTTACAATACTGGATGTACTGGGCTTTAAGACTGGAACGTTGCTTTTAGGCGCAGGGCTTTCAGGTATCGCGATAGGTTTCGGAGCACAGAACCTTATAAAGGATATAATTTCAGGATTTTTAATTATCTTTGAAGATCAGTTTTCGGTAGGGGAATACATAACAATCGATGATATGTCGGGCTTTGTTGAGGCGGTAGGGCTCAGGATAACTAGGCTTAAGGACTATAATGGGGATTTGCATATAATACCAAATGGAAGTATTTCAAAGGTTACGAACCACTCGAGGGATAATTCGATGGCTTCGGTAAAAATCAGAGTCGGGTATGATGCGAATATCGACAGGGTTATTGAAGTATTGAACGGAATATGCAATAAGATAAAGATGAGCAACAGCGATATAATAGATGGGCCGAGTGTTCTTGGCATCACTCAGCTCTACGGCAACAGTACGGAGATAAGCATATCCGCAAAGACAAAGCCATTAAAGCAGTTTAGCATTGAAATGCAAATCAGAAAAAATATTATCGATTCTTTTAAAAAGGAAGGTATAGATATTCTATTTCCTTCATGTGTAATAATCAAAGATGATGGTAATAATTAG
- a CDS encoding DUF951 domain-containing protein has translation MPGKFYVGDVVQMRKQHPCGGFQWEVMRVGADFRIKCLTCGHQVMLPRVKFEKAVKKVIKSNAPSNDAQINSDTEGEEN, from the coding sequence TTGCCAGGAAAATTCTATGTCGGCGATGTCGTACAGATGAGAAAGCAGCATCCATGTGGAGGTTTCCAATGGGAAGTTATGAGAGTAGGGGCTGATTTCAGGATAAAGTGTCTGACCTGCGGCCATCAGGTAATGCTTCCAAGGGTGAAATTTGAAAAAGCAGTAAAGAAGGTAATTAAGAGCAATGCGCCGTCAAACGATGCACAAATAAACAGCGATACTGAAGGTGAAGAAAATTAA
- the rpsF gene encoding 30S ribosomal protein S6: MQKYETVFVLNPNLDEEATKANIEKIKGIIEQNGKVTNVDEWGKRRLAYEINDLTEGYYVLINFEANSDLPKELDRIFRITDTVIRHLIVNLDKK, encoded by the coding sequence ATGCAAAAATACGAGACAGTATTCGTATTGAACCCTAATCTCGATGAAGAGGCTACAAAAGCTAACATCGAAAAAATAAAGGGTATCATTGAACAGAATGGTAAAGTTACAAATGTTGATGAATGGGGCAAAAGAAGGTTAGCATACGAAATAAATGATTTGACAGAAGGTTATTATGTTCTTATCAACTTTGAAGCAAATTCTGATCTTCCGAAAGAACTTGATAGGATATTCAGAATAACCGATACTGTTATAAGGCATTTAATCGTAAATCTCGATAAAAA